One Bacteroidales bacterium genomic window, GTCGGGCCAAAGGTCTTCAATGCTTTCAAAAACTTCTTCTTCATCTTCAATTTCATAAAGATTTTCAAGCACTTCCTTGGGTGCTCCCGAACGGATGGCATAATCTATCAATTCTGCCTTTGTAGCGGGCCATGGAGCATCTTCTAATTTGGATGCTAA contains:
- a CDS encoding DUF2795 domain-containing protein; amino-acid sequence: MYWTLELASKLEDAPWPATKAELIDYAIRSGAPKEVLENLYEIEDEEEVFESIEDLWPDYPTKEDFLFNEDEY